One Rouxiella sp. S1S-2 genomic window, TCTGAAGTGGCGATGATTTTCCAGGATCCGATGACCAGCCTTAACCCTTGCTACACCGTCGGTTTCCAGATTATGGAAGCGATTAAGGTGCATCAGGGCGGCAATAAAAAGACCCGCCGTCAGCGCACTATCGACCTGCTGAACCTGGTGGGGATCCCTGACCCAGCCTCAAGGCTTGACGTCTATCCGCATCAGCTTTCGGGCGGTATGAGCCAGCGCGTCATGATTGCGATGGCGATTGCCTGTCGTCCCAAACTGCTGATTGCCGATGAGCCGACCACCGCGCTCGACGTGACTATTCAGGCGCAAATCATCGAACTGCTGCTGGAGCTGCAGCAGAAAGAAAACATGGCGCTGATGCTGATTACCCACGATTTGGCCCTGGTGGCAGAAGCGGCGCATCACATCATCGTGATGTACGCCGGCCAGGTGGTTGAGACTGGGCGTTCTACCGAGATTTTCCGTGCGCCTCGTCATCCATACACCCAGGCGCTGCTGCGTTCGCTGCCCGAGTTTTCAACGGATAAAGCGCGACTTCAGTCTCTGCCGGGCGTAGTGCCAGGCAAATATGACCGTCCAAACGGCTGCCTGCTTAACCCGCGCTGCCCGTACGCCAACGATCGTTGCCGTAAAGAAGAACCTGAATTACAGGGTGCACCGGGCCGCCAGTCCAAATGTCATTATCCGCTGGATGATGCGGGGAGACCAACTTATGAGTCTTAATCAAACTGCCGGAAAGCACCCGCTGCTGAAGGCGATTGATCTGAAAAAACACTACGCGGTGAAAGGGGGGCTGTTCAGGCCTGAGCGCACCGTAAAAGCGCTGGACGGCGTTTCTTTTGAACTGGAACGTGGGAAAACGCTGGCGGTGGTCGGCGAGTCTGGCTGCGGTAAGTCAACGCTTGGCCGCCTGCTGACCATGATTGAGGTGCCTAGCCACGGTGAGCTATATTATCAGGGACAGGACCTGCTGAAGCCTGACGTCACCGCTGAGAAGCTGCGCCGTCAGAAAATTC contains:
- the dppD gene encoding dipeptide ABC transporter ATP-binding protein, translated to METTLIEDVPVGKTLLTVNKLSVHFGNEGQPFRAVDRISYTVKQGEVVGIVGESGSGKSVSSLALMGLIDFPGKVMADTLEFGGQNLQGISEKQRRQIVGSEVAMIFQDPMTSLNPCYTVGFQIMEAIKVHQGGNKKTRRQRTIDLLNLVGIPDPASRLDVYPHQLSGGMSQRVMIAMAIACRPKLLIADEPTTALDVTIQAQIIELLLELQQKENMALMLITHDLALVAEAAHHIIVMYAGQVVETGRSTEIFRAPRHPYTQALLRSLPEFSTDKARLQSLPGVVPGKYDRPNGCLLNPRCPYANDRCRKEEPELQGAPGRQSKCHYPLDDAGRPTYES